In Deltaproteobacteria bacterium, the sequence GCGGCGTCCGGTTCGATCGCCACGCCGCCAATGAGATCCTGCGCTATCGTGCTCTGGGATGGATGCTGGCGCTTGTCGGGGTCGGCCCGGAGCGGCTCTGGCGTCAGACGGGGTGGACGTGGGGCAAGCGGCCGGGCAGCGGCGGACCGGTGCGCGCCGACATCCGCCGCGGCATCGCCGAGTTCATGGGAGAGCGCCGCAGCGCCTTCAAGCTGATGATCCTGCGCCGCAAGGGGATGCCGTAATCGCGCCGCGGCTGAGGCGGTATCCGCTGGCGCAGCCTGGACTCATCTACGCGTTGAAAGCGCCAAGGCTACTAGGCAAGCTGTTAGTGATCGCGCTGGCTGGCGTAGAGGTTGCTGCTGAGCGCCTCCAGCAGATGCAGCGAACTGCGGCGCACTCGTTGCAGTACCCCCGCTTGCTCGAGGGAAAGCGGGCCAAACTCTTCATCCAGCAACAAGTCCGTGTACCCGATCAAAGCGGTAAGCGGTACGCGCAGCTGGTGCGAAATGGTGGTGACGAATTCGCATTCCGCCCGCTTGACCTGGCGTAGTGCTTCTATCAAACGGCCGTTCTCGTGTGCCAGCGACGCCAAGCCGGCGGGTTGAGCGTTGCGCAAGACGAGTTGCTCGGCGCTCAGCGCGTCGGTCAAGGCGGGTGCGCCGTGGCTCTTGTGGCGGTTCGGGTCGAGGCTGCCGTTGATCAGTGCCAGCAAGTCACGCGCCGCCTGATCAATGCGGCGCAGGGCGTCGATCTGGCCATCGCCGAGATGGCCAAATGCGCCATCGAGCAGGAGGTCGGTGTAGCCGACGATCACGTTGAGCGGAGTGCGCAGTTCGTAGGAGAGGGTGGCAAGCAACTCGTAGGTCAGGCGGCTGCCGCGTTCCAGTTCGGCCACCAGCCGCGCGTTCTCCAACGCCAGCACGGGCAGCCGAACCACGAACCAGGCCCCGTTGTCACGGCTGGTGTCGAAACGGATCTCGCCGCCGTGGGCGGCGATGATCGCCCGCGAAACGTCGAAACCGGGAGCGCTGTTGTCCGTGGCCGCCGCCGCATCGGCGCGGCCCGGCGGGGAGAACAGGCCCTCCGCCTGCTCGGCGCTCATGCGCGGACCGCTGTCGCCGATCGTCAGCTCCAGCCACTCGCCGTCAGCCGTGGTGCGGCAGAACACCAGGCCGCCGTCACGGGTGGACCTCACCGAGTTGCGCAGCAGGCTGGCCAAGCCGCGCTCGAGTTGCGGTGCGTCAATCCAGGCCAACGGTAAGGCCGGGTCCAGATCCAGCCCCGAGGCCAGCCGCTTTTGCGCAAATGCCGGCTGGTACAGGTCGATCAGATCCAGCACCACCTGGTTGAGCGAAGTGGGCTGGGGCAAGACGTGGACAGCTTCAACACCCATCATAATGACTTCCGCTCCCCTGCGGGACGAAAGCCGGTCCAAGGAGCATGCCACGCGCTGCGGCATCTCCGGCACGGCGGTAAGTGGCACCGGAGCACCGCGACCTGTCGAGTAATGAACGGTGGCGGCAGAATCGTGGTCACCGCCCTGCAAGTGCTGTGAGCTGGCGCAGACCAGCGGTCGGACGCTACCGCCGCGGCGCCGCGGCCGCCTGGCTGCGCATGGCTGCGACTGGCGATTCCGGAACTTGCGAGCCGAAGCGCCGGTTAGCCGCGGCCGCCAGCGGATGGCTTCGGCGGCACAATGCGCCTGCCTTGGCGAGCGGCTTGCTGCGTATCAGTTTCAGCTCGATGAAAGTTGTAGCTGTGCTGGGAAGAAAGGTCCGTCGATGGATACACGGCTGATCCAGGTAGTAGCTGATTCGGTCAAACTGGACGGGCTGCTGGGCGTGCCACAGCCGGCGATTGGGATGGTGGTGTTTGCGCATGGCAGTGGCAGCGGCCGGCTCAGTCCACGCAATGCATACGTCGCCAGCGCCCTCCACACCGCCCACATTGGCACCCTGCTGTTCGACTTGCTTACCGAGAACGAGGCCGCCAACCGCGCCAAGGTGTTTGATGTCGTACTGCTGGCCGAGCGGCTGCGGGCTGCCACCGAGTGGGTGCGTCACGATACCCAGACCCGCGGGTTGCCGATCGGGTATTTCGGTGCCAGCACCGGCGCCGCCGCGGCGTTGATTGCCGCCGCGGATGATACGGCGATTCGTGCGGTGGTCTCCCGCGGCGGCCGTCCGGATCTGGCAGCGACGGCGCTGGCGCGGGTGCGCGCGCCGACGCTGCTCATCGTCGGTGGCGAGGATCACGTCGTGATCGGGCTGAACGAAGAGGCGCATGCGCAGCTCGCCTGCGAGAAGGACTTGGAAATCGTCCCGGGAGCCACGCATCTTTTCGAGGAGCCGGGTACGCTCGATGAAGTGGTACGCTTGGCAACGCAGTGGTTGCTGAGCCACCTGACCAGAACGCTCGCAGCCAATGCCTACACCGACCAACACCGGCCGGCCCCTATGAGCGCGGCCGGGCGATGGTTGCGCCCGTGAGCCGGGGCGGCAATGGCGGATGACGCGGTGCAATGAGCTGGGGACGCGAAGCGGTGATCACTTTCAAGGACCGGCAAGACGCGGGCCGGCGGCTAGCTGCGGCGCTGACCAAGTACCGGGCACAGCACCCAGTGGTACTGGCGCTGCCGCGCGGCGGCGTGCCGGTGGCCTACGAGGTGGCGCGCGCCTTGGCCGCACCACTCGATGTGATCGTGGTGCGCAAGCTCGGAGCGCCCGGCCAACCGGAGTTGGGCATTGGCGCCATCGCCGACGGCGACCATCCGCAACGGGTGCTCAACGAGGACATGGTGCGAATGCTGAGCGTGAGCGAGGCCTACTTGCGCCGCACGGTGGAACGCGAGCTGGAAGAGATCAACCGGCGCCAGCGCCTGTACCGCGGCGGCCGCCCGCCGATAGCGCTGGCGGGCCGAACTGCCATCGTCGTTGACGACGGGATCGCCACCGGCGGCTCGATGCGCGCCGCCTTGCGCGGCGTGCGCCGGGCCGCGCCTCAGCGCTTGGTGCTGGCCGTACCGGTGGCACCGCCGGAAACCATCGAGTCGTTGCGCGAGGAAGTCGATGATCTGATTTGTTTGAGCGTGCCCGCGTTCTTCTCTGCTGTCGGCCAGTTCTACGACGATTTCCGCCAGACCACTGACGACGAAGTGGTCCGCCTGCTCGATCGCGCCTGCATGGAATACGCGTCGGCGGGCGATATCGCCGCCACCGCGGCGTCGTAGTCTCCGCGGCCCAGCGGCTCACGGGGCTCTCTACTCGAGGAAATTCACCATCACCTTCGCCGCCACCTCGGGCTTTTGCGCGGCGGCCAGGGCGTCGTTGAAATCGGCGAAGTCAAATTGGTGCGTGATCATGGGCGATACCTCCACGGCTCCCGATGCCAGCATCTCGATTACAGCCGGAAACTCGGTCGGGTACGCCATCGCACCCTTGATCGTCAGCTCCTTCGCCATGACGTGGAAGAACGGCAGCGCCACTTCCTGCTTGTGCATCGCCACCACCACCATGCGGGCACCGAACTTGGCGTGGTCGAAGATCTCGCGCACGACCGGCGCGGCGCCCGAGGCGTCGATGTAGACGTCGGTCCCCACCGCGGGCATCACTCCGTGCACCAGCTCCCGCCCGTGGCGAGTTAGAATCACTTCCCAGGGATCGCCGTGAGCGGCGTTGCACACCGCGCCCGCGCCGAGCTGCCGAGCAATGGCGAGCCGCGTGTCAGAGAGGTCGACAGCGACTATGTCTCTCACCCCGCGGTAGCGCAGGCAGGCGATCACTCCGAGGCCAATGGGGCCGGCGCCGAACACGACCACTTTGTCATCCGCCCTGGCGGCGCACTGGTTGACGGCGTGCATGGCGACGGCGAGCGGCTCCACCAGCGCGCCCTGCTGGAAGGTCAGCGAATCGGGTAGGGGGTAGACACAGTCAGCTTCGGCGACATTGCGTACCAACAGGTAGGGCGTGAATCCGCCTTCGGGTCCGCCGTTGCCAATCCGATTGCCCGCCGCTTCCGGGTTAACGACGACGCGCTGACCGACTCGAACCCTCTTGACGGTTGCGCCCGCCGCCGCGATTACACCAGAGAGCTCGTGCCCGATGGGCATCGGGCCACCAGTGGGCAGAGGCAGCCCCCCCATCGCGACATAGCTGAGGTCGCTGCCGCAGATGCCGCAGGCCGCGACTTTGACGACGACATCATTCGGACCCGGCGCCGGCTTCGGGATGTCGATGAACCGGACGTCGTTGGGCCCGTCGATGGTGACCTGTTTCATGGAGTGCTCCAATTCCCCAGAGTTAGCCTTGATAAGCCAAGACCGCTTCACCACGAAGCACACGAAGGGCACGAAGGGGAAACCCGAAGTGCGCGGTCATGACCCAAGAGCAGACCTCATTTCCGATGACGTTTGTGGGGCAATGCCAGAGTCATGCTTGGCTCGCTTTCTTCGTGCTCTTCGTGACCTTCGTGGTGAATTCCTTCTGTCAGATTAGAGCTACGCGATCGACCAGCCGCCGTCGACGCACAGAGTCTGGCCGGTCACGAAGCGGGCCGCGGGACTGGCGAGGAAGAGGAAGGCCGGCGCCACGTCGTCGGGCGTGCCCCAACGCCGCAGCGGCGCCCGCTCGATTAGGGCCTTCTCCAACTCCGGCATGCTTTTCACCGGTGCGGTCATCTCGGTCTCGATCTGACCCGGCGCCACGGCGTTGACCCGAATAGCATCGGCGGCCCAAGCCGCGGCCAGGTTCTTGGTCATTTGCACTATGCCGGCCTTGGCGGCGCCGTAGCCCGGGACGAACGGGACGGCGAAGAAAGCGGACATGCTCGCCATATTGAGCACGCTGGCGCCGCCGTCGAAGCGGCTGGCACGCAGCAGCGGCTGGCAGGCGAGCGCCAGGCGAAAGGCACCGAACAGGTTGATGCGCACCGAATCCTCGAACACCTCGGGGGTCCATTCCGTGCGGCCGTCGCGGAGGCCGGCGAAGTTCGCGCCGGCGTTGTTCACCAGCACGTCCAGGGCCGCCAGCGACCCGGCCAGTGCCGCAATGGCCTCGCCGTCGCGAACGTCGAGCTGCCTGTAGGCGAACGCCGAAAGATCGTGCTCGTAGTCCGCCACCGCAGCGCGCGTGCCGGTGATAGTAACCCCCGCCCCGGCCGCGGTGAACGCCCGCGCAATCGCCAGGCCAATCCCGTTCGAGCCGCCGGTGACCAATACCCGTGCGCCCGAGAAGTCGAACTGAAATCGCTGTTTACTCATACGCACTTCTCCACCGCTTGTCGCCTCTGCTCACTCGGCTTGGATTGGAAAGCGTTCGAAGTAGAAGCCGAAGCGTTTTCGCAACTGGCCGGGATCGATCCCGAAATCAGCCTTGAGATCGTAGACGACCCGGCCGAATTTGCCCCGCGGGTTGCGCGCCATGAAGTCGTCGAGGACTCGACGGGCATCCGCTGTCATCTCCAGGCCGGCGCGCTCGTAAATCCGCTCCACCATGACAACGTCGTCGGCCATGAATTCGTGGAAGAGCACATCGATGCTGTGCGCCGCCGGGATGCGCTCGCGATCGCGCACGCAGGCGCGCAGCAGGCGCTCGATGCGGTCGATCCAGTAGTCAGCGATCATTGCCAGGTCCACCCGCTTGCAGCGCAGACGGCTGCCGTAAGCGCACATGGTCACGGTCGAGGCAATTACGGACACCGGATCACGGTGGGTGAAGGCGATGGTGGCGTCTGGGAACGTGGCGATCAGGGGGCCGAGCTGCTCCAGATGCTGGGGCGACTTCAGGATCCAACGCTCCGGCCCGCGCAGCCACTGCAGTGCTTGCAGCGCCTTTTTCAGGTAGTGGTAATGCGGCGTCTGGTCATGGGAGAGATAGTAGTCGCGCCACCGTGGAACGTAGGCGATCCACTCCCAGACGTAATTAGAGAAATCCAGCGCCTGCAGCTCGATCTCTTCGTGAATGTGCTCCGGCGGCATGTCGTGCATGTTGCGGAGGAGCGGAAGCAGGCTGTAGGCGCGCTCGTAGTTCTCGCGGCAGCGCACGAAGCGCGGATCGAGGCCGTCGGGTCCGGGCCCTTCGCTGCGGACCGGAACCGGCTCCAGGCTCTCCCAATATGGCAGCGAGCGCAGGCGTGAGTCGGCGGAGATCAGGTTGAGCAGGTGCGTAGTCCCCGAGCGCGGCAGGCCGACGATGATGATTGGCCGCTTGACTTCGACGTCGAGAATCTCCGGGTGGCGGCGGAGGAGATCCGTCAGGCGCAGCCGGTTCGCGGCGAAGCGCACGCAGTCAGCAAACGCGCCCAGGCGACCCACCGGCCCCGCGTAGGGATCCTCGTCGAGGCTCTGCAGTTGCACGCGCAGCCGCTCGCGGAAGTCATCGGCGCCGAAGTCGCTGAGCCCAGTGCGCCGCATCGCCTCTCCGAGCACGGCCTCTTCCGCGAACGTCACCGGAATCCGGCGCGCGAATTCGATCGCCGCCTTCTGCGCCGGCGTGAGCATGGGATTGCCCAGATCGCTGATGCGAATGTCGTCGGGGCGGTTCGTCATGCCAATCTCTCTCTGTCGCCTTCCTTCAATGCCGTACAGTGTCACAGCCGGCCCAGAATGTGGAGCACAAGCCGCGGTTTGAAACGGTGGCGGCAGCATGTCGACCCGAAGGACCTGTCTTGAAGCTTGCGGTCGGCGACGAATTCACAGAGAATTCGGAATATGAACATCGGTTGGATCTACAAGGACGGCGAAGTGATCGAACTCCCGTCCCTCACCGCCGTCATCCAGAAGGATAAAGCCTGGTATGTTTCCACCTGCTCTGAACTAGGCGTTGCCAGCCAGGGCAAGACCCGCAAGGAAGCGTATGCCATGCTGGCGGAAGCGGTGGAGCTGTGGCTGGAAGCCGCCAGCGCTAGGGAGATCAAGCGCCGGATGAAGCTGGGCGGTGACACCGCCACGGTTCCTGTGCCCAACCGGCGCGAGATTCCAGTGGGCACACTCAAGTCGATCATCAGCCTGAGCGGGCTGGACGAGGCCCTGTTCCGAAGATGAGCGACGCAGCCATCACCCACGACACGTTCCCCTCCGTGATCAACGTGACTCGCCTGCCACAGCCGCGCGCAGCTTTTTGATCTGCCGGCGCAGCCACGAGGTCAGCCAGAAGTTCTCGCTGGCGGCTTCGAGTTGCTCGTGGGCGCGCAAGCTCACTTCCAGTGCGCCGCGGTGCCGCGGTGTCGCGGCCAACGCCACTTCCGCCAGGTGGATCGCCTCTAACGGCGCACCGGCGTCGAGCTTCTCTTTGGCGCGCTGCGCCACGGCGTCGGGTCCACCGGCCAGTTCGACGAGGTCCGGGTGCACACTCCACGGGGGTACGGCGTAGAGCTCGGTGGTCGAGTGGTGATGGAACCATCCGGCG encodes:
- a CDS encoding dienelactone hydrolase family protein is translated as MASAAQCACLGERLAAYQFQLDESCSCAGKKGPSMDTRLIQVVADSVKLDGLLGVPQPAIGMVVFAHGSGSGRLSPRNAYVASALHTAHIGTLLFDLLTENEAANRAKVFDVVLLAERLRAATEWVRHDTQTRGLPIGYFGASTGAAAALIAAADDTAIRAVVSRGGRPDLAATALARVRAPTLLIVGGEDHVVIGLNEEAHAQLACEKDLEIVPGATHLFEEPGTLDEVVRLATQWLLSHLTRTLAANAYTDQHRPAPMSAAGRWLRP
- a CDS encoding phosphoribosyltransferase, which codes for MTFKDRQDAGRRLAAALTKYRAQHPVVLALPRGGVPVAYEVARALAAPLDVIVVRKLGAPGQPELGIGAIADGDHPQRVLNEDMVRMLSVSEAYLRRTVERELEEINRRQRLYRGGRPPIALAGRTAIVVDDGIATGGSMRAALRGVRRAAPQRLVLAVPVAPPETIESLREEVDDLICLSVPAFFSAVGQFYDDFRQTTDDEVVRLLDRACMEYASAGDIAATAAS
- a CDS encoding zinc-binding dehydrogenase; protein product: MKQVTIDGPNDVRFIDIPKPAPGPNDVVVKVAACGICGSDLSYVAMGGLPLPTGGPMPIGHELSGVIAAAGATVKRVRVGQRVVVNPEAAGNRIGNGGPEGGFTPYLLVRNVAEADCVYPLPDSLTFQQGALVEPLAVAMHAVNQCAARADDKVVVFGAGPIGLGVIACLRYRGVRDIVAVDLSDTRLAIARQLGAGAVCNAAHGDPWEVILTRHGRELVHGVMPAVGTDVYIDASGAAPVVREIFDHAKFGARMVVVAMHKQEVALPFFHVMAKELTIKGAMAYPTEFPAVIEMLASGAVEVSPMITHQFDFADFNDALAAAQKPEVAAKVMVNFLE
- a CDS encoding SDR family oxidoreductase translates to MSKQRFQFDFSGARVLVTGGSNGIGLAIARAFTAAGAGVTITGTRAAVADYEHDLSAFAYRQLDVRDGEAIAALAGSLAALDVLVNNAGANFAGLRDGRTEWTPEVFEDSVRINLFGAFRLALACQPLLRASRFDGGASVLNMASMSAFFAVPFVPGYGAAKAGIVQMTKNLAAAWAADAIRVNAVAPGQIETEMTAPVKSMPELEKALIERAPLRRWGTPDDVAPAFLFLASPAARFVTGQTLCVDGGWSIA
- a CDS encoding sulfotransferase, giving the protein MTNRPDDIRISDLGNPMLTPAQKAAIEFARRIPVTFAEEAVLGEAMRRTGLSDFGADDFRERLRVQLQSLDEDPYAGPVGRLGAFADCVRFAANRLRLTDLLRRHPEILDVEVKRPIIIVGLPRSGTTHLLNLISADSRLRSLPYWESLEPVPVRSEGPGPDGLDPRFVRCRENYERAYSLLPLLRNMHDMPPEHIHEEIELQALDFSNYVWEWIAYVPRWRDYYLSHDQTPHYHYLKKALQALQWLRGPERWILKSPQHLEQLGPLIATFPDATIAFTHRDPVSVIASTVTMCAYGSRLRCKRVDLAMIADYWIDRIERLLRACVRDRERIPAAHSIDVLFHEFMADDVVMVERIYERAGLEMTADARRVLDDFMARNPRGKFGRVVYDLKADFGIDPGQLRKRFGFYFERFPIQAE